One Eublepharis macularius isolate TG4126 chromosome 6, MPM_Emac_v1.0, whole genome shotgun sequence DNA segment encodes these proteins:
- the ANKRD2 gene encoding ankyrin repeat domain-containing protein 2: MAEPGFGSCQEDSQLHDNAEKMAAADQGVKWATELIEQKLALEEEQEKQHSSPTAKLPEMAWMDSPQLEDEKRHGPINKGVEGLKGQERVRKSSVDLRREIIEVGGTQYLFELRKKPKKKKEEKKPEPEPEEITGPVTEDNFLRAAVQGKVHVVEKFLADGGSPDTSDEFRRTALHRASLEGYTEIVEKLLAHGATVDFRDRLDATAMHWACRGGHLDVVKLLQEKGADFNVKDKLLSTPLHVATRTGMTEIVEHLIKNGADIKSCDREGDSALHDAVRLNRYKIIKLLILHGADMMAKNLAGKTPIDLVQLWQADTREVLEKQEPDTAEMPA; this comes from the exons ATGGCTGAGCCAGGATTTGGAAGCTGTCAAGAAGATTCCCAACTCCATGACAATGCAGAAAAGATGGCTGCTGCTGACCAGGGAGTGAAGTGGGCAACAGAGTTGATTGAACAGAAGCTGGCGCTTGAGGAAGAACAGGAG AAACAACACTCCAGCCCCACTGCAAAGCTGCCAGAAATGGCATGGATGGATTCTCCACAGCTGGAAGATGAGAAGAGGCATGGACCGATCAACAAAGGTGTTGAGGGGCTTAAG GGCCAGGAGAGGGTGCGGAAGAGCTCTGTGGACCTAAGGCGCGAGATCATTGAAGTTGGTGGCACCCAGTACCTCTTTGAGCTACGCAAAAAACctaaaaagaagaaggaagagaagaaaccagagccTGAACCAGAGGAAATT ACAGGTCCTGTGACAGAAGACAACTTCTTGAGAGCTGCTGTCCAGGGCAAGGTGCAcgtggttgagaaattcctggcagATGGGGGTTCTCCAGACACAAGTGATGAG TTCCGCAGGACAGCTTTACACCGTGCCTCACTTGAGGGATATACAGAGATAGTGGAGAAGCTTTTGGCCCATGGTGCCACTGTTGACTTCAGAGATCGA CTGGATGCCACTGCTATGCATTGGGCCTGTCGTGGTGGACATCTTGATGTTGTGAAGCTCTTGCAAGAGAAAGGAGCCGATTTCAATGTCAAGGACAAG cTTCTCAGCACTCCTCTGCATGTGGCCACCCGCACTGGCATGACTGAGATTGTGGAACATCTGATTAAAAATGGAGCGGATATCAAATCCTGTGATCGG GAGGGAGACAGTGCCCTGCACGATGCTGTTCGTCTCAATCGCTACAAGATTATTAAATTGCTGATTCTGCATGGGGCAGACATGATGGCCAAAAACCTG GCTGGAAAGACTCCTATAGATCTTGTGCAGCTATGGCAAGCAGATACACGGGAAGTACTGGAGAAGCAAGAACCAGACACTGCAGAGATGCCAGCGTGA